The Candidatus Acidulodesulfobacterium acidiphilum DNA segment CCCCTGCTTTAAACTTAACGGAAGCTTAAGGTTCGACGAAGAAAAAATAACCGAATGGGTAAATTCTAATGAAAAAAAATCAATTGTTGGGTATAATAACCTTAAAGGCGGAGTGCCCATGAAAAGGAGGTGTAATTAAACATGGGCATCTTCAGACGAA contains these protein-coding regions:
- a CDS encoding DNA-binding protein; amino-acid sequence: MKKLLTVKDVADLLCVSPKTLYQWAEYGSIPCFKLNGSLRFDEEKITEWVNSNEKKSIVGYNNLKGGVPMKRRCN